One stretch of Streptomyces sp. NBC_00443 DNA includes these proteins:
- a CDS encoding acetoin utilization protein AcuC: MSGRAQLMWDEAVTGYDFGRDHPMDPVRLALTRRLVDAFGLDKDVDVVSAQPAGESTLRLVHREDYIEAVKAASANPAAADQSYGLGTLDDPAFAGMHEVSALIAGQSVGAAEAVWRGEALHAVNFAGGLHHAMPGGASGFCIYNDASLAIARLLELGAERVAYIDVDVHHGDGVQAAFWEDPRVLTISLHEHPRTLFPQTGWPEETGAEAAEGSAVNVALPAGTGDAGWLRAFHAVVPELIGDFRPQVLVTQHGADTHFEDPLAHLAVSLDAQRAVQVACHELAHEYADGKWVALGGGGYAVVEVVPRSWTHLVGIAAGRAIEPEAMIPEGWRQEVFARTRQLGPARMTDGRWPISWGDWEAGYDPADRLDQAVLATRRAVFPLRGLLP, from the coding sequence ATGAGCGGCCGAGCACAGCTGATGTGGGACGAGGCAGTAACGGGCTATGACTTCGGCCGGGACCATCCGATGGACCCGGTCCGGCTCGCGCTGACCCGGAGACTCGTCGATGCCTTCGGGCTGGACAAGGACGTGGACGTCGTCTCGGCGCAGCCGGCCGGGGAGTCGACTCTGCGCCTGGTGCATCGGGAGGACTACATCGAGGCCGTGAAGGCGGCCTCGGCGAATCCGGCGGCGGCGGATCAGTCGTACGGGCTCGGGACGCTGGATGATCCGGCATTCGCCGGGATGCATGAGGTGTCGGCGCTCATCGCCGGGCAGTCGGTGGGGGCGGCGGAGGCCGTGTGGCGGGGCGAGGCGCTGCATGCGGTGAACTTCGCGGGTGGGCTGCACCATGCGATGCCCGGGGGCGCGTCGGGTTTCTGTATCTACAACGACGCTTCACTGGCCATTGCCCGGCTGCTGGAGCTGGGGGCCGAGCGGGTCGCGTACATCGATGTCGACGTGCATCATGGGGACGGGGTGCAGGCGGCGTTCTGGGAAGATCCGCGGGTGCTGACGATTTCGTTGCACGAGCATCCTCGTACGTTGTTTCCGCAGACCGGGTGGCCGGAGGAGACGGGTGCGGAGGCGGCTGAGGGGTCTGCCGTGAACGTGGCGTTGCCGGCCGGGACCGGGGACGCGGGGTGGTTGCGGGCGTTCCATGCCGTCGTGCCGGAGTTGATCGGTGACTTTCGGCCGCAGGTGCTGGTCACTCAGCATGGGGCTGACACGCACTTCGAGGATCCGCTGGCGCATCTCGCCGTTTCGCTGGATGCGCAGCGGGCTGTGCAGGTGGCCTGTCATGAGCTGGCGCACGAGTACGCCGATGGGAAGTGGGTTGCGCTGGGTGGGGGCGGATATGCGGTGGTGGAGGTTGTGCCGCGGTCGTGGACTCATCTGGTGGGGATTGCTGCGGGGCGGGCGATTGAGCCTGAGGCGATGATTCCGGAGGGGTGGCGGCAGGAAGTCTTTGCGCGGACTCGGCAGTTGGGGCCGGCGCGGATGACTGATGGGCGGTGGCCCATTTCCTGGGGGGACTGGGAGGCGGGGTACGACCCCGCGGATCGGTTGGATCAGGCGGTGTTGGCTACTCGGCGGGCGGTGTTTCCGTTGCGGGGGTTGTTGCCGTAG
- a CDS encoding MFS transporter yields MTDVLRRGRASLAFGFFAQGVAFALLVTRIPAIQDRYGVSDALLPAFLAAVPILAGVGSVTTERLVKRIPPSRVLRWSQPVVLLALLGVGAGERMVELGLALAAFGLAVGALDASMNMLGVSLQRSYGRSIMLSFHAVYSLGGIVGASLAWVGAHWDLALVVSYLPVVVVLLPAALVGSRWYVDGASGGGGAVAEEAGEGGPVVFKMLLPLCLVMTFAYIGDSTVSNWSAKYLQDVLGSSEQMATVPYNVYMVTTLLGRTIGDFGVRRFGAVAVVRMGAVVAAVGFAVVAGAPGAWVGMLGFTLLGLGLCVLVPQTFAAAGRLFPGASDTAVARLNVFNYVGFLIGSPLVGALGDAWNYRGAMLVPMVLVLVTLVYARSFAAQPDRYGGGHERPSTADVGRGSNGL; encoded by the coding sequence ATGACTGATGTGCTGCGGCGCGGTAGGGCCTCGTTGGCGTTCGGCTTCTTCGCTCAGGGAGTTGCCTTTGCCCTGCTCGTGACCCGGATCCCGGCCATCCAGGACCGGTACGGGGTCTCTGACGCGCTGCTGCCCGCCTTTCTCGCCGCCGTACCGATTCTGGCCGGCGTCGGGAGTGTGACGACCGAGCGGCTGGTGAAACGGATACCGCCGAGCCGGGTGTTGCGGTGGTCCCAGCCCGTCGTGCTCCTGGCGCTGCTCGGGGTCGGTGCGGGGGAGCGGATGGTCGAGCTGGGGCTCGCTCTGGCCGCGTTCGGGCTGGCCGTGGGAGCGCTCGATGCCTCGATGAACATGCTCGGGGTGAGCCTGCAGCGGTCGTACGGGCGCAGCATCATGCTCAGCTTCCATGCCGTGTACAGCCTGGGCGGGATCGTCGGGGCCTCGTTGGCCTGGGTGGGAGCGCACTGGGATCTGGCGCTGGTCGTGTCGTATCTGCCGGTTGTCGTGGTGCTGTTGCCGGCCGCGCTGGTGGGGAGTCGGTGGTACGTCGACGGGGCGAGCGGCGGGGGCGGCGCCGTGGCGGAGGAAGCGGGTGAGGGCGGGCCCGTGGTGTTCAAGATGCTGCTGCCGCTGTGTCTGGTGATGACCTTCGCGTATATCGGCGACTCGACCGTCTCCAACTGGAGCGCGAAGTATCTCCAGGACGTGCTGGGGAGCTCGGAGCAGATGGCGACCGTGCCGTACAACGTCTATATGGTCACCACGCTGCTGGGGCGGACCATCGGGGACTTCGGGGTGCGGCGGTTCGGGGCTGTCGCGGTCGTCCGGATGGGGGCGGTCGTGGCGGCGGTCGGGTTCGCGGTGGTGGCCGGGGCGCCGGGGGCGTGGGTGGGGATGCTGGGGTTCACACTGCTCGGGCTGGGGTTGTGCGTGCTGGTGCCGCAGACTTTCGCGGCGGCCGGGCGGCTGTTCCCGGGGGCTTCTGATACGGCCGTTGCACGGCTCAATGTGTTCAATTACGTGGGGTTTTTGATCGGTTCGCCTTTGGTGGGTGCACTGGGCGATGCCTGGAACTATCGCGGGGCGATGCTTGTGCCGATGGTGTTGGTGCTGGTGACGCTTGTGTACGCCCGTTCGTTCGCCGCTCAACCGGACCGATACGGTGGCGGGCATGAGCGGCCGAGCACAGCTGATGTGGGACGAGGCAGTAACGGGCTATGA
- a CDS encoding HAD family hydrolase, whose protein sequence is MRYDLVIFDNDGVLVDSEPISNRMLAAYLTELGHPTSYEESIRDYMGSAMHRIHELVLERTGQRLPGDFDDVFHARVFAAFERELKAVAGAADVLEKLGGDGVPYCVASSGSHDRIRVGHRTTGLDRFFDEGRIFSSQDVGRGKPAPDLFLYAAERMGVSPERCVVVEDSPLGVEAAVAAGMDVYGFTAMTPAAKLAQASRLFADMGELADLLVLHGVRDA, encoded by the coding sequence ATGCGCTATGACCTCGTCATCTTCGACAACGACGGTGTGCTCGTCGACAGCGAGCCCATTTCCAACCGGATGCTCGCCGCGTACCTCACCGAGTTGGGGCATCCGACCTCGTACGAGGAATCCATTCGGGACTACATGGGCTCCGCCATGCATCGGATTCATGAGTTGGTGCTGGAGCGGACAGGGCAGCGGCTTCCCGGGGACTTTGATGACGTCTTCCATGCGCGGGTGTTCGCCGCCTTCGAGCGGGAGCTGAAGGCGGTGGCCGGCGCGGCCGACGTGCTCGAGAAGCTTGGTGGGGACGGTGTGCCGTACTGCGTGGCGTCGTCCGGGAGTCATGACCGGATTCGCGTGGGGCATCGGACGACGGGGCTCGATCGGTTCTTCGATGAGGGGCGGATCTTCAGTTCGCAGGACGTGGGGCGGGGGAAGCCGGCGCCGGATCTGTTTCTGTACGCGGCCGAGCGTATGGGGGTCTCGCCGGAGCGCTGTGTCGTTGTCGAGGACAGCCCGCTGGGGGTGGAGGCTGCCGTGGCGGCGGGGATGGACGTGTACGGGTTCACCGCGATGACGCCCGCTGCGAAGTTGGCCCAGGCCAGTCGACTCTTCGCCGACATGGGGGAGTTGGCCGACCTGCTGGTGTTGCACGGCGTGCGCGACGCCTAG
- the trpS gene encoding tryptophan--tRNA ligase: MTRVFSGVKPTGHLTLGNYLGAMRRWAAVDQHQADALFCIVDLHALTVDHDPARVRRLSRQAATLLLAAGLDPQLCTVFVQSHVDEHARLSYVLECVATDGEMRRMIQYKEKAARERARGGSVRLSLLTYPVLMAADILAYGTDEVPVGDDQTQHVELARDLAVRFNQRYGHAFVVPRATPPQVGARVMNLQDPTSKMGKSDDSGPGIVYLLDEPDVVRKKVMRAVTDSGRDVVYDRAARPGVANLLEILAACTGGNPSELSGVYESYGALKSATAEAVVEVLRPVRERHSELCADPGYVEGVLRDGAERARAMARPVVDAAYRAIGLLPATAATAATAAADIGVTAEVPA, translated from the coding sequence ATGACGCGGGTCTTCAGTGGGGTCAAGCCGACCGGGCATCTGACGCTGGGGAACTACCTGGGAGCCATGCGGCGGTGGGCTGCCGTCGATCAGCACCAGGCTGACGCGCTGTTCTGCATCGTCGATCTGCACGCGCTGACCGTGGACCACGATCCGGCGCGAGTGCGCAGGCTCAGTCGTCAGGCGGCGACGCTGTTGCTGGCGGCGGGGCTGGATCCCCAGTTGTGCACCGTCTTCGTACAGAGTCATGTGGATGAGCACGCGCGGCTGTCGTATGTGCTGGAGTGCGTGGCCACGGACGGCGAGATGCGGCGGATGATCCAGTACAAGGAGAAGGCCGCGCGGGAGCGGGCGCGGGGCGGGAGTGTGCGGCTGTCGCTGCTCACGTATCCCGTACTGATGGCGGCGGACATCCTGGCGTACGGGACCGATGAGGTACCGGTCGGGGACGATCAGACGCAGCATGTGGAGCTCGCGCGGGATCTCGCGGTGCGGTTCAACCAGCGGTACGGGCATGCGTTCGTGGTGCCTCGGGCCACGCCTCCTCAGGTCGGAGCTCGGGTGATGAACCTGCAGGATCCGACGTCGAAGATGGGCAAGAGCGACGACTCCGGGCCCGGGATCGTCTATCTGCTCGATGAGCCCGATGTGGTGCGGAAGAAGGTCATGCGGGCCGTGACCGACAGCGGGCGGGACGTCGTGTACGACCGGGCCGCTCGGCCGGGAGTGGCGAATCTGCTGGAGATCCTCGCGGCCTGTACGGGTGGGAACCCATCGGAGCTGAGCGGTGTATATGAATCGTATGGAGCTTTGAAGTCAGCGACCGCGGAGGCTGTGGTCGAGGTCCTCAGGCCCGTGCGGGAGAGGCACAGCGAGCTGTGCGCGGATCCTGGCTATGTGGAGGGGGTGCTGCGAGATGGTGCGGAGCGCGCTCGGGCGATGGCCCGGCCGGTCGTGGATGCCGCCTATCGCGCGATCGGGTTGCTGCCGGCGACTGCAGCTACGGCTGCGACAGCGGCTGCCGATATCGGGGTGACTGCTGAGGTGCCTGCTTAG